From the genome of Candidatus Nitrosocosmicus oleophilus, one region includes:
- a CDS encoding SDR family oxidoreductase: MSGEYKKVAVVTGSSTGIGLETSLALARNGFLTCATIRDLKKSVEIESIARKENIPINLFEMNVDDNDSVDKAITKIVNEYGRLDILVNNAGYGLFGAMEDFTMDEIRKQFETNVFGIMRVIQNVLPTMRQQKSGIIINVSSMSGLAGIPSQSVYSATKFAVDGMSEALSYELEPFGIKMVLIEPGVINTEFAQDLVLPSNKYGVDKKGIQINQFGDDKKGTSLSFYNDTMQRFLTFYFNAMSKAPHPRVVADEIITSIGIVSDESNTSSPILRMTVGNDSKKYSRLKKELTDNEFHTLLKGDLLK, encoded by the coding sequence ATGTCTGGCGAATACAAAAAAGTAGCAGTAGTGACCGGAAGCTCAACAGGCATAGGCCTTGAGACATCTTTAGCACTTGCTCGAAATGGTTTCCTAACTTGTGCAACCATAAGAGATTTAAAAAAGTCGGTTGAAATAGAAAGTATAGCACGGAAAGAAAATATCCCAATAAATTTATTCGAAATGAATGTTGATGATAATGATTCGGTAGATAAAGCAATAACAAAAATAGTAAATGAATATGGTCGACTTGACATCCTAGTTAATAACGCTGGCTATGGTTTGTTTGGAGCAATGGAGGACTTTACAATGGATGAAATTAGAAAGCAATTTGAGACGAATGTTTTTGGTATCATGAGAGTAATTCAAAATGTTCTTCCAACCATGAGGCAACAAAAAAGTGGTATAATAATTAATGTTAGTTCTATGTCGGGATTGGCTGGAATACCTTCTCAATCTGTTTATTCTGCTACAAAGTTTGCAGTAGATGGAATGAGTGAAGCTTTATCTTACGAATTAGAACCATTTGGAATCAAAATGGTATTAATTGAACCTGGAGTAATAAATACCGAATTTGCACAAGATTTAGTTTTGCCGTCAAATAAATATGGCGTAGATAAAAAAGGGATTCAGATTAACCAGTTTGGCGATGATAAGAAGGGTACTTCATTATCCTTCTACAATGACACCATGCAAAGATTCTTGACATTTTACTTCAATGCCATGAGTAAAGCTCCTCATCCGAGGGTTGTTGCGGACGAAATAATCACTAGTATTGGAATAGTCTCTGATGAATCGAATACTTCTAGCCCTATCTTAAGAATGACAGTTGGAAACGATTCAAAAAAATACTCGAGGCTTAAAAAAGAACTAACTGATAATGAATTTCATACATTGTTAAAAGGTGATCTGTTAAAATAG
- a CDS encoding potassium transporter TrkG, translated as MVTEPLDRSVISYMHHQLVILDEETDAASAVKLMHDKKAETIIVKNKKDEYVGIITDSDILDKIVMKGEDSDQVSLKSIMSSPIITISARANARQALELMRLNVIKRIPVTDNIHILGIVTQEGLAHAIRTSVLEKTFRPYRVVIREHYKPIWGNLGFILQFAGLLFIGPAMLAIAMGELESAAGIFLCITFMFVTGFVLNAYGEKTPMNLRQASVLMVSSFILLSFFGSIPYMYVNPFYKNLDPFSLVVKSFFESASGFTTTGLSEIMHPEDLPKSFDFYRSFTQWIGGLSFVYLIMAFFYPEKKLAHMKSMIGGVALRLKQLLLTIAVIFTIYTVLLTTLLYLFGYESTIYNLSLIFSAITGGGFVPSSTALNIQDTAQMFILMSAMIISALPFAFHYAIFSKEMHTTKMRPEIYTFLAITAISIVVFYFLIASTDFSSKPMFAMFQVISASTNTGFQFIEMSVLSDEGKILLIIIMLIGGTAFSMAGGIKVGRILQIVQKITKKRFIADDSTKSISGVSSRYNNQAHNKYESKSEKIKEEKTFREALLIIALFIVVSFATAIILWVVEQKGFLNSLFESVSALTTTGITTGITSPTMSNISQISLIFNMIAGRFEIIAIVYFFLEISKRKH; from the coding sequence ATGGTCACAGAACCCCTCGATCGCTCCGTCATCTCATACATGCATCATCAGCTTGTTATATTGGATGAAGAAACAGACGCAGCTTCCGCTGTCAAACTGATGCATGATAAAAAAGCTGAAACAATCATTGTCAAGAATAAAAAAGATGAATATGTCGGTATTATTACCGACAGCGATATTTTAGACAAAATTGTTATGAAAGGCGAAGATTCAGACCAGGTTTCTTTAAAGAGTATTATGTCTTCACCCATCATAACAATATCTGCAAGGGCTAATGCAAGACAAGCCCTTGAGCTTATGAGGTTAAATGTAATAAAAAGAATCCCAGTCACTGATAACATACATATCTTGGGTATTGTGACCCAGGAAGGCCTTGCTCACGCTATTAGGACTTCTGTATTGGAGAAAACATTTAGACCATATAGAGTAGTAATTAGGGAACATTATAAACCGATATGGGGCAACCTTGGTTTTATACTGCAGTTTGCGGGTCTTTTGTTTATTGGCCCGGCCATGCTCGCAATCGCGATGGGAGAGCTAGAATCCGCGGCTGGTATATTTTTGTGCATCACATTCATGTTTGTAACGGGTTTTGTATTAAACGCGTATGGTGAAAAAACACCAATGAATCTGCGGCAGGCATCAGTTCTAATGGTTTCAAGTTTTATCCTTTTGAGTTTTTTTGGAAGTATACCATATATGTATGTCAACCCATTTTACAAGAACCTTGATCCTTTTTCTCTAGTTGTTAAGAGCTTCTTTGAAAGTGCATCGGGGTTTACCACAACGGGCCTTAGTGAGATTATGCATCCTGAAGACTTGCCAAAAAGCTTTGACTTTTATCGCTCTTTTACCCAGTGGATTGGGGGCTTAAGTTTCGTTTACCTAATTATGGCCTTCTTTTACCCTGAGAAAAAACTTGCCCACATGAAGAGTATGATTGGTGGAGTGGCCCTAAGACTAAAGCAGTTGCTTTTGACAATAGCCGTCATATTCACGATATATACGGTATTGTTGACCACTCTGCTCTATTTATTTGGGTATGAGAGCACTATCTACAACCTTTCGCTAATATTTAGTGCCATCACTGGAGGAGGTTTCGTTCCAAGTTCCACCGCGCTCAACATTCAGGACACTGCCCAGATGTTTATTCTCATGTCCGCAATGATTATCTCTGCTCTTCCATTCGCATTTCACTACGCTATTTTTAGTAAAGAAATGCACACAACAAAGATGCGACCTGAAATTTACACATTTTTGGCCATCACCGCCATTTCAATTGTTGTTTTTTACTTTTTGATTGCATCTACAGACTTTTCATCGAAGCCGATGTTTGCCATGTTTCAGGTCATAAGCGCCTCTACTAACACTGGCTTTCAGTTTATTGAAATGTCTGTGTTATCAGATGAAGGCAAGATTTTATTGATAATAATAATGTTAATTGGTGGTACGGCTTTTTCGATGGCTGGCGGTATTAAGGTAGGAAGAATTCTCCAAATTGTGCAGAAAATAACAAAAAAAAGATTTATCGCAGATGATTCGACAAAGTCCATCTCTGGAGTTTCATCGCGGTATAATAATCAAGCCCATAACAAGTATGAGTCAAAATCTGAAAAGATAAAGGAAGAAAAAACATTTAGAGAGGCCCTACTAATTATAGCTTTATTTATTGTTGTATCTTTTGCCACCGCGATTATATTATGGGTTGTTGAGCAAAAGGGCTTTTTGAATTCGCTTTTTGAATCGGTTTCTGCATTGACAACAACTGGGATTACCACAGGGATAACCTCTCCAACTATGAGTAATATTTCTCAAATATCTCTTATTTTTAATATGATTGCGGGTAGATTTGAAATCATTGCAATAGTATATTTTTTCCTCGAGATATCAAAGAGAAAACATTAA
- a CDS encoding cation:proton antiporter, producing the protein MILVFLGTIFVASFLESRTRIPYTMMLVGLGIIISLATLLVNGFDQIKIDSNLIINFVIPPLIFEAMMRIDYKDFTRVKISVLLLSTIGVAITTIVVGLLLMYFLHLPFQLAFLFAALISPTDAAIVIKTFKMIKVPRLLSTIVEMESSFNDATGIIIFTAVAGIVFGAVPTFTNDAIGDFFATGINEKTQMNLDILREIGLFLLVSLGGVAVGLAIAIITNRLHSLMNNPFSEISLTITTVFGSAMVANAFGLSGLIAVATAGLYFGNVTMRKESSMSKEVRDTVSNFWDIAAFFANSLAFLYLGVTMNIVSIGQEMPLIILVFVVVLIGRALFTYPILALVNKFTTESVPLFWQNIIMIGGMRGAISVALVTSLPQSEMKTSLETITFGVVLLSLVIQYIVLSKYIKRVNAKFDDSIKV; encoded by the coding sequence TTGATTCTTGTTTTCTTAGGTACAATATTTGTTGCCTCTTTTTTGGAATCAAGGACCAGAATTCCATATACTATGATGTTGGTGGGATTGGGAATTATAATCAGCCTTGCAACTTTGCTCGTTAATGGATTTGACCAAATAAAAATTGACTCTAACTTAATAATAAATTTTGTAATTCCTCCACTCATTTTTGAAGCAATGATGAGAATCGACTACAAAGACTTTACGAGGGTAAAGATTTCTGTTCTCTTGCTATCTACCATAGGAGTGGCCATCACAACTATTGTTGTGGGATTATTATTAATGTACTTTCTACATCTACCGTTCCAATTGGCATTCTTATTTGCAGCATTAATTTCGCCTACAGATGCTGCCATAGTCATCAAGACTTTTAAAATGATAAAGGTACCTCGATTGCTTTCAACAATTGTTGAAATGGAGTCTTCTTTTAATGATGCGACAGGTATAATTATTTTTACAGCAGTTGCTGGAATAGTGTTTGGTGCAGTGCCGACATTTACCAATGACGCCATTGGAGATTTTTTTGCAACGGGTATCAATGAAAAAACACAAATGAACTTGGATATATTGCGTGAAATTGGCCTATTTCTTCTAGTGTCCCTTGGGGGAGTAGCAGTTGGTTTGGCAATCGCAATAATAACTAACAGGCTTCACAGTCTGATGAATAATCCTTTTTCAGAGATATCATTAACTATAACTACAGTATTCGGTTCAGCAATGGTTGCAAATGCTTTTGGACTTTCGGGTTTAATTGCTGTTGCAACGGCTGGGCTTTATTTCGGTAATGTAACTATGAGAAAGGAATCCTCGATGAGCAAAGAAGTAAGAGACACGGTATCTAACTTTTGGGATATTGCAGCTTTTTTTGCCAACTCTTTGGCTTTTCTTTACCTTGGAGTAACCATGAACATAGTAAGCATTGGCCAGGAAATGCCCCTTATAATCCTGGTTTTTGTGGTGGTGTTAATAGGTAGGGCATTGTTTACATATCCCATTCTTGCATTGGTAAACAAATTTACTACGGAAAGTGTTCCTTTGTTTTGGCAAAACATTATAATGATTGGAGGGATGAGGGGAGCGATATCTGTAGCCTTAGTAACGTCTCTTCCACAAAGTGAAATGAAAACCAGTCTTGAAACAATAACTTTTGGAGTTGTATTACTATCCTTGGTTATACAGTATATCGTCTTGTCAAAATACATTAAGCGAGTAAATGCAAAGTTTGACGATAGTATCAAAGTATAA
- a CDS encoding deoxyribonuclease IV — MVLKLGVHVSISGGISNSVDNAMKIGCTAFQVFTRSPRQWKTKELTSHETEIFKEKLGNSPIDPESVVVHMPYLPNLSAPTSEMYEKSISVLTDEITRCNLLGIPHLVIHLGSHLGHGPKNGINQLVKACTKSLYAYNDLGQSRNKVKILLENSAGQKNSIGSQIGEMQSIFDILGKKDYGLCIDTCHLFAAGYDLSTESGVSALVDNIDSHLGLANIKIIHLNDSKGELGSNLDRHYHIGLGKIGENGIRCLVNYKKLSHVPIIMETPIDSVRNDIDNIEFVRNVLCK; from the coding sequence TTGGTCTTAAAATTAGGAGTACATGTGTCTATTAGTGGCGGTATTTCAAATTCAGTTGATAACGCTATGAAAATTGGCTGTACCGCATTTCAGGTATTTACCAGAAGTCCAAGACAATGGAAGACTAAAGAATTGACTTCACATGAAACCGAGATCTTTAAAGAAAAATTAGGCAACAGCCCCATTGATCCTGAATCCGTTGTTGTACATATGCCATACTTGCCTAATCTTTCGGCACCTACAAGTGAAATGTATGAAAAATCAATATCAGTATTGACAGATGAAATAACAAGGTGTAATTTGTTGGGTATTCCTCACTTAGTTATACATCTGGGGAGTCATCTAGGTCATGGACCAAAAAATGGGATAAACCAACTTGTAAAAGCTTGTACTAAATCATTATATGCTTACAACGATCTAGGTCAATCAAGGAACAAAGTTAAAATCTTATTGGAAAATAGTGCAGGGCAAAAAAATAGTATTGGAAGTCAGATCGGTGAAATGCAAAGCATATTCGATATCCTTGGGAAAAAAGATTATGGTTTGTGTATAGACACATGTCATTTATTTGCCGCGGGGTATGATTTATCTACTGAAAGTGGTGTATCAGCCCTTGTTGACAATATAGATAGTCATCTTGGCTTGGCAAACATAAAAATAATTCATTTAAACGACTCAAAAGGAGAATTAGGATCGAACCTTGATAGGCACTATCACATTGGTTTAGGAAAAATTGGAGAAAACGGTATTAGATGTTTGGTAAATTACAAGAAACTAAGCCACGTTCCAATTATTATGGAAACTCCTATTGACTCTGTTAGAAATGATATTGATAACATCGAATTCGTAAGAAATGTTCTATGCAAGTGA
- a CDS encoding DUF2382 domain-containing protein produces the protein MVSQSYENKFGIKLSDDQRISNLDSNGLIKTEELVQKIPLYNEKLDVTKRSENGNLKIEKKWITVKKEIEIPLKYEEIFINDKVFDSYSDKEKGEIFFHIKSKISDAFLREKTDEKDIKQPEPTGSEVEIVCWDPEGFESNKNVVSEIPISLSYVTIADQTGIQQADQTGIQQADQTGIQQADQTGIQQADQTGIQQADQTGIQQADQTGIQQADQTGIQQADQTGIQQADQTGIQQADQTGIQQADQTGIQQADQTGIQQADQTGIQQADQTGIQQADQTDTQETFELWGEEIIIDKKMVKLAEIVIKKYQVNEKRKIDVEVNREKLTLKFPGNFKEEIS, from the coding sequence ATGGTCTCTCAATCTTATGAGAATAAATTCGGAATAAAATTATCGGATGATCAACGAATCAGCAATCTTGATAGCAATGGGTTGATCAAAACTGAAGAGTTGGTTCAAAAAATTCCATTATACAACGAAAAGCTTGACGTTACCAAAAGAAGTGAGAATGGGAATTTGAAAATTGAAAAGAAGTGGATTACGGTTAAGAAGGAAATTGAGATTCCTCTAAAATATGAGGAGATTTTCATTAACGACAAAGTTTTCGATTCTTATAGCGATAAGGAGAAAGGTGAAATCTTCTTTCATATAAAAAGCAAGATATCTGACGCATTTTTACGAGAAAAGACCGATGAGAAGGACATCAAACAACCTGAACCAACTGGTAGCGAGGTAGAGATTGTTTGTTGGGATCCAGAAGGATTTGAATCGAATAAGAATGTGGTAAGTGAGATACCGATTTCACTTTCATATGTTACAATAGCCGACCAAACCGGTATCCAACAGGCCGACCAAACCGGTATCCAACAGGCCGACCAAACCGGTATCCAACAGGCCGACCAAACCGGTATCCAACAGGCCGACCAAACCGGTATCCAACAGGCCGACCAAACCGGTATCCAACAGGCCGACCAAACCGGTATCCAACAGGCCGACCAAACCGGTATCCAACAGGCCGACCAAACCGGTATCCAACAGGCCGACCAAACCGGTATCCAACAGGCCGACCAAACCGGTATCCAACAGGCCGACCAAACCGGTATCCAACAGGCCGACCAAACCGGTATCCAACAGGCCGACCAAACCGGTATCCAACAGGCCGACCAAACCGGTATCCAACAGGCCGACCAAACCGATACTCAAGAAACCTTCGAACTCTGGGGTGAAGAAATTATTATCGACAAGAAAATGGTTAAGCTAGCCGAGATTGTTATCAAGAAATATCAAGTCAATGAAAAACGAAAAATCGATGTTGAGGTTAATCGAGAAAAACTTACTTTAAAATTTCCTGGTAATTTCAAGGAAGAAATTTCTTGA
- a CDS encoding DUF2382 domain-containing protein, translating to MRVSNNKDNIDWKNVIKKEVIGTDGLDLGEVVEIGDNFIVIQKGLFNKKRYVIPNSTAESFDGDILRVKVNEKELLGYEETNDPAFKDYSKFKSSDMSKEMETRIPVIGENLQVSKKVVEDKVDIIKEPVKETKTVEIDLTYEKVTIERIPINNEETGIEKSSDQTQGLGGSDVEKPVSSQTPPSQTLADQTQGLGGSDVEKPVSSQTPPSQTLADQTQGLGGSDVEKPVSSQTPPSQTPPSQTPPGQTPPGQTLTYQTQGLGGSDIERPVSSRTQISIPLKREVPVIIKNPYVREEVVIRKKPVKETKIITSDVTNEEVTFEDKSKYDET from the coding sequence GTGCGTGTTAGTAACAATAAGGATAATATAGATTGGAAAAATGTTATTAAAAAAGAAGTAATTGGCACCGACGGTTTAGATTTGGGAGAAGTGGTAGAAATTGGCGATAATTTCATTGTCATACAGAAGGGGCTATTTAACAAGAAAAGGTACGTAATACCAAATTCAACCGCTGAAAGTTTTGATGGGGATATACTCCGCGTTAAAGTAAACGAAAAAGAGTTATTGGGATACGAGGAAACTAACGACCCTGCCTTCAAGGATTATTCTAAATTTAAATCATCAGATATGTCTAAAGAAATGGAAACCAGAATTCCAGTTATAGGCGAAAATCTACAGGTTTCAAAAAAAGTTGTCGAGGATAAGGTTGATATCATAAAAGAACCTGTTAAAGAAACAAAAACCGTTGAGATAGATTTGACTTATGAAAAAGTTACCATTGAACGTATACCCATTAACAATGAAGAAACAGGAATAGAAAAATCTTCTGACCAAACCCAAGGGTTAGGAGGATCAGATGTTGAAAAGCCAGTATCTTCTCAAACCCCTCCTAGTCAAACCCTTGCTGACCAAACCCAAGGGTTAGGAGGTTCAGATGTTGAAAAGCCAGTATCTTCTCAAACCCCTCCTAGTCAAACCCTTGCTGACCAAACCCAAGGGTTAGGAGGTTCAGATGTTGAAAAGCCAGTATCTTCTCAAACCCCTCCAAGTCAAACCCCTCCAAGTCAAACCCCTCCTGGTCAAACCCCTCCTGGTCAAACCCTTACCTACCAAACCCAAGGGTTAGGAGGTTCAGATATTGAAAGGCCAGTATCTTCGAGAACTCAAATTTCAATTCCGCTGAAAAGAGAGGTCCCGGTAATAATCAAGAATCCATATGTTCGCGAAGAGGTAGTTATAAGAAAAAAACCAGTGAAGGAAACCAAAATAATTACTTCAGACGTGACTAACGAAGAAGTTACGTTTGAGGACAAATCAAAATACGATGAGACGTGA